The following are from one region of the Candidatus Polarisedimenticolia bacterium genome:
- a CDS encoding PilZ domain-containing protein, which translates to MDPRDLRRTVQDDIRKVLEDPAARGDRLVEALAGLATRHPIEPFRAVLACVATLECSEDEAGPLVLAIDRHRSGLEELMGRDPGFSVAACDLLHDVDRTMREPVYRSGAPAVRTSPDEFAAPLEESLRQESRRAQRSGRPVAVVVLAPDGDAPGAAGDRQAARRGLCDGARDIDVVGSLSPDAFLVLLPCTGGRQGLLAAGRFRRSLFAATGAAWSAGAASGSGPAADAVDLTRKAREALATARREGSGQALHRQERRAHSRTVVSVPVEARLRRDGVDWAIVLEDLSLGGALFTVHQRIDPGSEVILALRQGVVRPVATAIPSRVLRVADGPVAGRAPWKAAVSFGAEARLGIAAVLAEIDPRAPRGVP; encoded by the coding sequence GTGGACCCGCGGGACCTGAGACGCACCGTCCAGGACGACATCCGGAAGGTCCTCGAAGACCCCGCCGCCCGGGGCGACCGCCTGGTCGAGGCGCTCGCCGGCCTCGCCACGCGGCATCCGATCGAGCCGTTTCGCGCCGTCCTGGCGTGCGTCGCGACCCTGGAATGCTCCGAGGACGAGGCGGGTCCCCTGGTCCTCGCCATCGACAGGCATCGATCCGGTCTCGAGGAGCTGATGGGCCGGGACCCTGGCTTCAGCGTCGCCGCCTGCGATCTCCTCCACGACGTGGACCGGACCATGCGGGAACCCGTCTACCGCTCAGGCGCCCCCGCCGTCCGGACCTCCCCGGACGAGTTCGCGGCGCCGCTCGAGGAGTCCTTGCGACAGGAGTCTCGGCGCGCTCAGCGGTCCGGCCGCCCCGTCGCCGTGGTCGTCCTGGCGCCGGACGGAGACGCCCCCGGGGCGGCCGGCGATCGGCAGGCGGCCCGACGGGGGTTGTGCGACGGCGCGCGCGACATCGACGTCGTCGGCAGCCTGTCGCCCGACGCCTTCCTCGTCCTGCTTCCGTGCACCGGCGGGAGACAGGGTCTTCTGGCCGCGGGGCGATTCCGCCGCTCCCTCTTCGCCGCGACCGGCGCGGCCTGGAGCGCCGGAGCGGCGTCGGGTTCCGGCCCTGCGGCGGACGCCGTCGATCTGACCCGCAAGGCCAGGGAGGCCCTGGCGACGGCCCGGCGGGAGGGGTCGGGGCAGGCGCTGCACCGACAGGAGCGCCGGGCCCACTCACGCACGGTGGTGAGCGTCCCGGTCGAGGCGCGGCTGCGCCGGGACGGCGTCGATTGGGCCATCGTGCTGGAAGACCTGTCCCTGGGAGGGGCCCTGTTCACCGTCCACCAGCGAATCGATCCCGGCTCCGAGGTGATCCTGGCGCTGCGTCAGGGGGTCGTGCGTCCTGTGGCCACGGCGATCCCGTCGCGCGTCCTCAGGGTGGCGGATGGGCCGGTGGCCGGGCGGGCGCCCTGGAAGGCGGCTGTGTCGTTCGGCGCCGAGGCGCGGCTCGGGATCGCCGCTGTCCTGGCCGAGATCGATCCGCGCGCCCCCCGGGGGGTCCCGTGA
- a CDS encoding diguanylate cyclase: MITLEEASRHREELTEILREDAHNEERILRRLDQIRTQSGLQVYAALLLILTGLGFEESEARLHWDEVLKHRQRLGQALQRNVGLRVAVLDYFVNVNRQLVSPRIIDLSLHDRQDPSSPVDARTGLWNARQFLSALQKEIRRAKRYKLELTVLYLDIDDFREINERHGELVGDILLREVAILVKNRIRDIDMAARLSGEEFGLILPETERMGAFLVAERIRKEVERHFMRRDIDGRPIAMTVTIGMAKYPADAAMPDRLLRRAEEAMHQAKARGGNTVGVYYRERRSYIRFDVMRQQVQIRVTPAGRDASDFREETEAPVNISRSGLLFESDRAFSIGDELVIVCQDSRDQARVTLRARVVRMEEIEGQPLRYEVGAVFLLEWDHQEAQVTEFLRRGGLAAG, translated from the coding sequence GTGATCACCCTGGAGGAAGCGTCGCGCCACCGCGAGGAGCTGACCGAAATCCTGCGGGAGGACGCCCACAACGAAGAGAGAATCCTGCGGCGCCTGGATCAGATCCGGACGCAGAGCGGCCTCCAGGTCTACGCGGCGCTTCTCCTCATCCTGACGGGCCTGGGCTTCGAGGAGTCGGAGGCCCGCCTCCACTGGGACGAGGTGCTCAAGCACCGGCAGCGGCTCGGCCAGGCGCTGCAGCGCAACGTCGGCCTGCGCGTGGCGGTGCTCGATTATTTCGTCAACGTCAACCGGCAGCTCGTCAGCCCGCGCATCATCGATTTGTCGCTGCACGACCGTCAGGACCCCTCCTCGCCGGTCGATGCGCGCACCGGGTTGTGGAACGCGCGGCAGTTCCTGTCGGCCCTGCAGAAGGAGATCCGGCGGGCCAAGCGGTACAAGCTGGAGCTGACGGTGCTCTACCTCGACATCGACGACTTCCGGGAGATCAACGAGAGGCACGGCGAGCTGGTCGGGGACATCCTGCTGCGCGAGGTGGCCATCCTCGTGAAAAACAGGATCCGCGACATCGACATGGCCGCCCGCCTGTCCGGCGAGGAGTTCGGCCTGATCCTGCCGGAGACCGAGCGGATGGGGGCCTTCCTGGTGGCCGAGCGCATCCGCAAGGAGGTGGAACGCCACTTCATGCGACGCGACATCGACGGCCGCCCGATCGCCATGACCGTCACCATCGGCATGGCGAAGTACCCGGCGGACGCGGCGATGCCGGACCGGCTGCTCCGGCGGGCCGAGGAGGCGATGCACCAGGCGAAGGCGCGCGGGGGAAACACGGTCGGAGTCTATTACCGCGAGCGGCGCAGCTACATCCGGTTCGACGTGATGCGCCAGCAGGTGCAGATCCGCGTGACGCCGGCCGGCCGGGACGCCTCGGACTTCCGGGAGGAGACGGAGGCGCCGGTCAACATCAGCCGGAGCGGCCTGCTGTTCGAGAGCGATCGCGCGTTCTCCATCGGCGACGAGCTGGTGATCGTCTGTCAGGACAGCCGGGATCAGGCGCGCGTCACCCTGCGAGCCCGCGTGGTGCGCATGGAAGAGATCGAAGGGCAGCCGCTGCGCTACGAGGTGGGGGCCGTCTTCCTCCTCGAATGGGACCATCAGGAGGCCCAGGTCACGGAATTCCTGCGGCGCGGCGGCCTGGCCGCCGGCTGA
- the tsaB gene encoding tRNA (adenosine(37)-N6)-threonylcarbamoyltransferase complex dimerization subunit type 1 TsaB yields MTILGIDTATRRASVALARGGEVAALAHLDGRHGHAGDLLTRLDALLTGAGLKPSDLAAIAVTIGPGSFTGVRIGMATAKGLAYALDVPLGGLSTLEALARAALPLAGGAPRLCAVLEAGRGEVYAALFRREGSGLCRETDDRSWRPRDLVEETRGGAILVGDAVATLRQAAREAGLEVTGIEPQPALAGALAVWGGATLHPGGAYDPGALRPNYVRPSDAEVARR; encoded by the coding sequence ATGACCATCCTCGGCATCGACACCGCCACCCGCCGCGCGAGCGTGGCGCTGGCGCGCGGCGGGGAGGTCGCGGCCCTGGCGCACCTCGACGGGCGCCATGGGCACGCGGGCGACCTCCTGACGCGCCTCGACGCGCTCCTGACCGGGGCGGGACTCAAGCCCTCCGATCTGGCGGCCATCGCCGTCACGATCGGCCCCGGCTCCTTCACCGGCGTGCGCATCGGGATGGCCACGGCCAAGGGGCTGGCCTACGCCCTCGACGTGCCCCTCGGCGGCCTCTCCACTCTCGAGGCGCTGGCGCGAGCCGCCCTGCCTCTCGCGGGTGGCGCCCCGCGGCTGTGCGCCGTCCTCGAGGCCGGGCGGGGCGAGGTGTATGCCGCGCTGTTCCGTCGCGAGGGGAGCGGGCTGTGCCGTGAGACGGACGACCGGTCCTGGCGGCCACGGGACCTCGTGGAGGAGACTCGTGGCGGCGCGATCCTGGTCGGGGACGCGGTCGCGACCCTCCGGCAGGCGGCCCGCGAGGCCGGCCTGGAGGTGACGGGCATCGAGCCCCAGCCGGCCCTGGCCGGAGCGCTCGCCGTCTGGGGCGGGGCGACGCTCCACCCCGGAGGCGCCTACGATCCGGGCGCCCTGCGCCCCAACTACGTGCGCCCATCCGACGCCGAGGTGGCGCGCCGATGA
- the rimI gene encoding ribosomal protein S18-alanine N-acetyltransferase produces the protein MIVKTRRHRDRASALTFVPMSLEDIPGVMEIENQSFPIPWSESSFRYELLENPYASLFVGRVRTEPPVIAFACVWLVDQEMKINNIAVHPRVRAQGVGTRFLRFLLDHAASQGCREITLEVRPSNAAALALYRSAGFLPIGRRKQYYTDTHEDAIVMWRRIEPRTAG, from the coding sequence ATGATCGTCAAGACCCGGAGGCATCGGGACAGGGCCTCGGCGCTCACGTTCGTGCCGATGTCGCTGGAGGACATCCCCGGCGTGATGGAGATCGAGAACCAGTCGTTCCCGATTCCCTGGAGCGAATCCTCGTTCCGTTACGAGCTGCTCGAGAACCCGTACGCGAGCCTGTTCGTGGGCCGGGTCCGCACGGAGCCGCCCGTGATCGCGTTCGCCTGCGTCTGGCTCGTCGATCAGGAGATGAAGATCAACAACATCGCCGTCCATCCTCGCGTCCGGGCGCAGGGCGTGGGAACGCGGTTTCTCCGCTTCCTGCTGGATCACGCGGCGTCCCAGGGATGCCGCGAGATCACCCTGGAGGTTCGACCGAGCAACGCGGCGGCCCTGGCCCTGTACCGCTCGGCCGGCTTCCTCCCGATCGGTCGCCGGAAGCAGTACTACACCGACACGCACGAGGACGCGATCGTCATGTGGCGCCGGATCGAGCCCCGGACGGCCGGATGA
- a CDS encoding phosphatidylserine decarboxylase, whose translation MPVAREAIPFLLGLLAAAILLGAVLGPWGVLPALVLILFVLFFFRDPARASPTGEGLVLSPADGRVSDIERGPEGARISVFLSLFDCHINRSPVEGTVRTVAYTSGRFHPAWQGRASRENERNHLVIASQAGDYGVTQIAGVVARRIVCAKRPGDEVRRGERIGLIRFGSRTDLHLPPGIEPLVTVGDRVRGGLTVLAREVPVAQRASAAGARA comes from the coding sequence GTGCCGGTGGCAAGAGAGGCGATCCCCTTCCTCCTGGGCCTGCTCGCGGCCGCCATCCTTCTCGGCGCGGTCCTCGGCCCCTGGGGCGTCCTCCCGGCCCTGGTGCTCATCCTGTTCGTTCTGTTCTTTTTCCGCGATCCCGCACGGGCGTCGCCGACCGGAGAGGGCCTGGTGCTGTCGCCGGCCGACGGCCGCGTCTCGGACATCGAGCGCGGACCGGAGGGGGCGCGGATCTCGGTGTTCCTGTCGCTCTTCGACTGCCACATCAACCGATCGCCTGTGGAGGGGACGGTCCGCACCGTGGCCTACACCTCCGGCCGTTTCCACCCGGCCTGGCAGGGGCGGGCGAGCCGCGAGAACGAGCGCAACCACCTGGTCATCGCGTCGCAGGCGGGCGACTACGGCGTCACGCAGATCGCCGGCGTCGTGGCGCGGCGGATCGTCTGCGCCAAGAGGCCCGGCGACGAGGTGAGGCGCGGCGAGCGGATCGGCCTCATCCGCTTCGGATCGCGCACGGACCTGCACTTGCCTCCGGGCATCGAGCCGCTGGTGACGGTCGGCGACCGGGTCCGTGGAGGGCTGACGGTGCTGGCTCGGGAGGTCCCGGTCGCGCAGCGCGCCTCGGCCGCCGGGGCGCGGGCATGA
- the pssA gene encoding CDP-diacylglycerol--serine O-phosphatidyltransferase: MRDPARLKDRARFRRGAYLIPSLFTTGNLLCGYIAVVRSIQGEFEWAAIALFIAALLDRVDGWVARLTGTTSDFGVQFDSLADVISFGIAPSILVYVWALSSLPKPWSLAPFLLLATSAARLARFNIQAPTLDKRYFVGLPTPAAACAVAACVFYDPERVTDRITGILVMCLVVTLSVLMISKVRYRSFKEIDLRRRVPWVVVILMALVFFIAAGYPKEVGLFLSFAYLLSGLVPRLRAVPAQKEPRPAAAGGRDGRG; encoded by the coding sequence ATGAGGGATCCTGCACGGCTGAAGGACCGGGCCCGGTTCCGGCGCGGCGCCTACCTGATTCCGAGCCTGTTCACGACCGGGAACCTGCTCTGCGGCTACATCGCCGTCGTGCGCAGCATCCAGGGCGAGTTCGAGTGGGCGGCGATCGCCCTGTTCATCGCGGCGCTCCTCGATCGGGTGGACGGCTGGGTGGCCAGGCTCACGGGGACGACGAGCGACTTCGGCGTGCAGTTCGATTCGCTCGCCGACGTCATCTCCTTCGGCATCGCGCCGTCGATCCTCGTCTATGTGTGGGCCCTCTCCTCCCTCCCCAAGCCCTGGTCCCTGGCGCCGTTCCTTCTTCTGGCCACGAGCGCGGCTCGCCTGGCCCGCTTCAACATCCAGGCGCCGACCCTGGACAAGCGCTATTTCGTGGGGCTGCCGACGCCGGCCGCGGCCTGCGCCGTGGCCGCGTGCGTGTTCTACGATCCGGAGCGGGTGACCGACCGGATCACCGGCATCCTGGTGATGTGCCTCGTCGTGACCCTCTCGGTCCTGATGATCAGCAAGGTGCGGTATCGATCCTTCAAGGAGATCGATCTGCGTCGGCGCGTGCCGTGGGTGGTCGTGATCCTGATGGCCCTGGTGTTCTTCATCGCGGCCGGGTATCCCAAGGAGGTCGGCCTGTTCCTCAGCTTCGCGTACCTCCTCTCCGGGCTCGTCCCGCGGCTCCGCGCCGTGCCGGCGCAGAAGGAGCCGCGCCCGGCCGCGGCGGGAGGTCGCGATGGCCGTGGTTGA
- a CDS encoding Asd/ArgC dimerization domain-containing protein, giving the protein MAVVEVARFRRRAHVALFDATTLAARGVKDHLASRAFPAASVRLYSSTAEADSNLTEFKGEPMLVTEPDIDTLANLDIAFLCGSREEGARYLDWAGRVGFTAVDLTGAAASGAAPLVNASVNPEAISEGPGVIATPHPVAQLLSTVLAPVRSRCGLQEVVAVVLQPASQHGEPGIDELYKQTASLLSFSDMPREVFGRQLAFNVIPGFAGEERHGRDAGRADLAEEVRRITGGGFALGVQVIQAPVFHGHALMAHVVLDPGRSTDDLAACFAGGDDFRFERRGEKVTPVERAGEGGILVGGIRPGARESSFWIWAVCDDLAGGTALNAVRIAEMLLGRDAGKGRA; this is encoded by the coding sequence ATGGCCGTGGTTGAGGTGGCGCGCTTCCGCCGCCGGGCGCACGTCGCGCTGTTCGACGCCACCACGCTGGCGGCCAGGGGCGTGAAGGACCATCTCGCCTCCCGGGCGTTCCCCGCGGCCTCGGTCCGCCTTTACTCGTCGACCGCGGAAGCCGACTCCAACCTGACGGAGTTCAAGGGGGAGCCGATGCTCGTCACCGAGCCGGACATCGACACCCTCGCGAACCTGGACATCGCCTTCCTGTGCGGCAGCCGTGAGGAGGGGGCCCGTTACCTGGACTGGGCGGGCCGGGTCGGATTCACGGCCGTCGATCTGACCGGCGCGGCCGCCTCCGGTGCGGCGCCCCTCGTGAACGCCTCGGTCAACCCGGAGGCGATCTCCGAAGGCCCCGGCGTGATCGCCACGCCGCACCCGGTGGCCCAGCTCCTGTCCACTGTGCTCGCGCCCGTCCGGAGCCGCTGCGGGCTGCAGGAGGTCGTGGCGGTGGTTCTGCAGCCGGCATCGCAACACGGAGAGCCGGGAATCGACGAGCTCTACAAGCAGACCGCCAGCCTCCTGAGCTTCTCGGACATGCCCCGGGAGGTCTTCGGTCGCCAGCTGGCGTTCAACGTCATCCCCGGCTTCGCGGGGGAAGAGCGGCACGGACGGGATGCGGGCCGCGCGGACCTCGCGGAGGAGGTCCGCCGGATCACCGGGGGCGGCTTCGCGCTGGGCGTCCAGGTCATCCAGGCGCCGGTGTTCCACGGCCATGCCCTCATGGCGCACGTGGTGCTCGATCCCGGGAGGAGCACCGACGATCTGGCCGCGTGCTTCGCCGGCGGCGACGACTTCCGCTTCGAGCGGCGCGGCGAGAAGGTGACGCCCGTCGAGAGGGCGGGGGAGGGCGGGATCCTGGTCGGGGGCATCCGGCCGGGAGCGCGCGAGTCGTCGTTCTGGATCTGGGCCGTGTGTGACGACCTGGCCGGAGGGACCGCGCTCAATGCCGTGCGCATTGCCGAGATGCTCCTCGGACGGGACGCCGGCAAGGGGCGGGCATGA
- a CDS encoding VWA domain-containing protein, giving the protein MSANRKPRPRVPAECAVWLLAAAIALARPGAAGFSAAPPEKDPTHPVAPLIERATVELVLIEAYVTDSSGRAIEGLGVDDFSLRVDSHPKPIASLEFRRAAAPPGAPVPGPERAAAGGEPGLEPGQRHPRHFILFFEDGTSSYQNLTQARQAAGRFLTSGLAPDDQVALASYDRKLRVLQDFTTDRAVLKQAIEASLADPVRHSDFASETADHDREFRQLMSGNGPPGQPKEMQAMLLATSYAQEETPKMRAVLTALKTLVDSLAPYPGYKAILFMGDGVPENPCADYFERVAQMAPTGNVMTRAAAFDLSLEIKQLAHEAAAAGVTLHSVQTTGLAVGALEGQRASRRGNTLATMALQTGGTSSTSNDLHRGLVEAEAASRSYYLVGYAPEGQPDGQFHTVQLRVKRSGARLRWRRGFTRLLPQQARARTLEAAYLLPELYTEMGIEISAIAGPGDGGSRVVDLVIHLPPGRALLVPGPEGPVARLEVGFVAIDESGRETLRTARQVRIAPGRDRGAQLPGVDFYSRALLPRGAQTVTAVVSDLGGGTLGAARQSVRPAGELTDVVGLSIYSLDERSLWVEVPPAGSPEASPGEVSDFRTGPALKSTFAVGELLASGFRLERRERTTGVRIEIRGGDKVLRSIPVPQDVLGQDGGKGPAPGSIKVDLPTEGLPAGDYILAVKGDGGGSDLGSIPFRLTAKRGGPDSREGS; this is encoded by the coding sequence ATGTCTGCGAACCGCAAGCCCCGGCCGCGCGTCCCGGCCGAATGCGCGGTCTGGCTCCTGGCCGCTGCGATCGCGCTGGCCCGTCCCGGGGCGGCAGGCTTCTCCGCCGCGCCGCCGGAGAAGGACCCGACGCACCCCGTGGCTCCCCTGATCGAACGGGCGACCGTCGAGCTGGTCCTGATCGAGGCGTACGTCACCGACAGCAGCGGCCGGGCGATCGAGGGGCTGGGCGTGGACGACTTCTCCCTGCGGGTGGACAGCCACCCCAAGCCGATCGCCTCCCTCGAGTTCAGGCGCGCCGCCGCGCCGCCCGGAGCGCCCGTTCCCGGCCCGGAGCGGGCGGCGGCCGGAGGCGAGCCGGGGCTCGAGCCGGGTCAGCGGCACCCGCGCCATTTCATCCTGTTTTTCGAGGACGGAACGTCCTCCTACCAGAACCTCACCCAGGCCCGACAGGCCGCGGGGCGCTTCCTGACCTCGGGCCTCGCGCCCGACGACCAGGTCGCTCTGGCGTCCTATGACCGGAAGCTGCGGGTCCTTCAGGACTTCACGACCGACCGGGCGGTGCTCAAGCAGGCGATCGAGGCGAGCCTCGCCGATCCCGTGCGACATTCCGATTTCGCGAGCGAGACGGCGGATCACGATCGGGAGTTTCGTCAGCTCATGTCGGGCAATGGTCCCCCGGGACAGCCGAAGGAGATGCAGGCGATGCTCCTGGCCACGTCGTATGCCCAGGAGGAGACGCCGAAGATGCGCGCGGTCCTCACCGCGCTCAAGACACTGGTGGACTCCCTGGCCCCTTATCCCGGCTACAAGGCGATCCTGTTCATGGGGGACGGCGTTCCGGAGAACCCGTGCGCGGATTACTTCGAGCGCGTGGCGCAGATGGCCCCGACTGGCAACGTCATGACGCGCGCTGCGGCGTTCGATCTGTCTCTCGAGATCAAGCAGCTGGCGCACGAAGCCGCCGCCGCCGGCGTCACTCTGCACAGCGTCCAGACGACCGGGCTCGCCGTCGGGGCCCTGGAGGGGCAACGCGCCTCGCGCCGCGGCAATACGCTGGCGACCATGGCGCTGCAGACCGGGGGTACGTCGTCCACGTCCAACGATCTCCACCGGGGGCTGGTCGAGGCCGAGGCCGCCAGCCGGAGCTATTACCTGGTCGGCTACGCCCCTGAGGGCCAGCCCGATGGCCAGTTTCACACGGTGCAGCTGCGCGTGAAGCGGAGCGGCGCCCGGCTGCGCTGGCGCCGGGGCTTCACGCGACTTCTGCCGCAGCAGGCCCGGGCGCGCACGCTCGAGGCGGCCTACCTGCTTCCCGAGCTGTACACCGAGATGGGGATCGAGATCAGCGCCATCGCCGGCCCGGGGGACGGGGGCAGCCGGGTGGTCGACCTGGTCATTCACCTGCCTCCCGGTCGGGCGCTCCTGGTGCCCGGGCCCGAGGGCCCTGTCGCACGCCTCGAGGTCGGGTTCGTGGCCATCGACGAGAGCGGCCGCGAGACGCTGCGCACGGCCCGCCAGGTGCGAATCGCCCCCGGGCGCGACCGCGGCGCGCAGCTGCCCGGCGTGGACTTCTACAGTCGCGCCCTCCTCCCTCGCGGTGCGCAGACGGTCACTGCGGTGGTCTCGGACCTCGGCGGCGGCACGCTCGGTGCCGCCCGCCAGTCCGTCCGGCCGGCGGGAGAGCTCACCGACGTGGTGGGGCTGTCCATCTACTCACTGGACGAGAGGAGCCTGTGGGTGGAGGTGCCGCCGGCCGGGTCGCCGGAGGCGTCCCCCGGGGAGGTGAGCGACTTCCGGACGGGGCCCGCACTCAAATCCACCTTTGCGGTCGGAGAGCTCCTGGCGTCCGGCTTCCGGCTGGAGCGGCGGGAGCGGACCACCGGAGTCCGGATCGAGATCAGGGGGGGCGACAAGGTCTTGCGCAGCATCCCTGTTCCGCAGGACGTCCTGGGCCAGGACGGCGGGAAGGGGCCGGCCCCGGGGAGCATCAAGGTGGACCTGCCGACGGAGGGCCTCCCGGCGGGCGATTACATCCTGGCGGTCAAGGGAGATGGCGGCGGATCGGACCTCGGGTCGATCCCGTTCCGTCTGACGGCCAAGCGCGGCGGCCCGGACTCCCGCGAGGGGAGCTGA
- a CDS encoding FtsX-like permease family protein — MSYPLFIARRYLMAQRKQAIIYVISLISVLGVIVGVAALVVVLALMTGFQDQIQAKIFGANAHLTVFSGMNGRPLDVPATLSRLTKCEPILAAAPVIYEKGMALSELNASGAAVLIKGVEPAVERSITDLGAQVRGDLGILSLPGREGRDRAILGKDLALNLGVGPGDVVRVIIAQASVSPFLTVPRSREFEVAGVADAGFYDYDSSRVYIALDAARRFMGLSPLQATAIEARVRDPRRVQEASRAVQAKLGSAYYVNDLIRMNRTFFSALRLEKLGMSIAIGLIVLVAALNIISILVLMVMEKVRDIGVLVAMGAAPGGIRRIFLFQGLIIAMVGTAAGIVLGVALAWLLDRYRLVSLPVDVYFIPYVPFHIRPLDVAMVAVLTVGVSFLATLYPSWRAARLDPSEALRYE, encoded by the coding sequence ATGTCCTACCCGCTGTTCATCGCCAGGCGCTACCTGATGGCGCAGCGCAAGCAGGCGATCATCTATGTCATCTCCCTCATCTCGGTCCTCGGGGTCATCGTCGGGGTGGCCGCGCTGGTCGTGGTCCTGGCGCTGATGACCGGGTTCCAGGACCAGATCCAGGCGAAAATCTTCGGAGCGAACGCCCACCTCACGGTGTTCTCCGGGATGAACGGCCGCCCGCTCGACGTGCCGGCGACCCTGTCCCGGCTGACGAAGTGCGAGCCGATTCTGGCCGCCGCGCCGGTCATCTACGAGAAGGGGATGGCGCTGAGCGAGCTGAATGCCTCGGGCGCCGCCGTCCTGATCAAGGGGGTCGAACCGGCCGTCGAGCGTTCGATCACCGACCTGGGGGCGCAGGTGCGCGGTGATCTCGGCATCCTGTCGCTGCCCGGACGGGAGGGGCGCGATCGGGCGATCCTCGGCAAGGACCTGGCGCTCAACCTGGGGGTGGGACCGGGCGACGTGGTGCGGGTGATCATCGCGCAGGCGAGCGTCTCGCCGTTCCTCACGGTGCCGAGGAGCCGCGAGTTCGAAGTCGCGGGCGTGGCCGACGCCGGCTTCTACGACTACGACAGCAGCCGCGTCTACATCGCGCTCGATGCCGCCCGGAGGTTCATGGGTCTGTCCCCCCTCCAGGCGACGGCGATCGAGGCGCGCGTGCGGGATCCGCGCCGCGTCCAGGAGGCCTCGCGCGCCGTCCAGGCCAAGCTGGGCAGCGCCTACTACGTGAACGACCTCATCCGGATGAACCGCACCTTCTTCTCGGCCCTGCGGCTCGAGAAGCTGGGCATGTCGATCGCCATCGGCCTGATCGTCCTGGTCGCGGCGCTCAACATCATCTCGATTCTCGTTCTCATGGTGATGGAAAAGGTGCGCGACATCGGCGTGCTCGTGGCCATGGGGGCGGCCCCCGGGGGCATCCGGCGCATCTTCCTGTTCCAGGGGCTGATCATCGCCATGGTGGGAACCGCGGCGGGGATCGTGCTCGGGGTGGCGCTCGCCTGGCTCCTCGATCGCTACCGCCTGGTCAGCCTGCCGGTCGACGTCTATTTCATCCCCTACGTGCCGTTCCACATCCGCCCGCTCGACGTGGCGATGGTCGCCGTCCTGACCGTGGGCGTGTCGTTCCTCGCCACCCTGTACCCTTCGTGGCGGGCCGCGCGGCTCGATCCGTCCGAGGCGCTGCGCTATGAGTAG
- a CDS encoding ABC transporter ATP-binding protein, whose translation MSRDAAEPILRCAGLCKSFGPEGRRVEVLRGLDLAVGRGDMVAVLGESGTGKTTLLHLVGAIDRPDAGTILFRGRDIAAAAPQDRAVYRNRDLGFVFQLHHLLPEFSAVENAMMPLLIRGEDRRRARDRALALLQDLGLRDCADRRPSELSGGEQQRVAIARAIAGSPALLLADEPTGNLDERNAEVVFSLLSDLHRRRGMTTLFVTHSARLAGKCSRILRMEHGFLTDPVGSRYNVEASTTQVPG comes from the coding sequence ATGAGTAGGGACGCCGCCGAGCCCATCCTGCGCTGCGCCGGGCTCTGCAAGTCGTTCGGGCCCGAGGGCCGGAGGGTCGAGGTCCTGCGCGGGCTCGACCTGGCGGTGGGGCGGGGAGACATGGTCGCCGTCCTGGGCGAGTCCGGTACCGGGAAGACGACCCTTCTCCACCTGGTGGGCGCCATCGACCGGCCCGACGCCGGGACCATCCTGTTCCGCGGACGGGACATCGCGGCGGCCGCGCCCCAGGACCGCGCCGTCTACCGCAACCGCGATCTCGGCTTCGTGTTCCAGCTGCACCACCTCCTGCCGGAATTCAGCGCCGTGGAGAACGCCATGATGCCGCTCCTGATCCGGGGGGAGGACCGCAGGAGGGCGCGGGATCGGGCTCTCGCCCTGCTTCAAGATCTGGGCCTGCGCGACTGCGCCGATCGGCGGCCGTCCGAGCTGTCGGGCGGGGAGCAGCAGAGGGTCGCCATCGCCCGCGCCATCGCCGGCTCCCCGGCCCTCCTGCTGGCCGACGAGCCGACGGGCAACCTGGACGAACGGAACGCCGAGGTCGTCTTCTCTCTCCTGTCCGACCTGCACCGGCGGCGCGGCATGACCACCCTGTTCGTCACCCACAGTGCCCGCCTTGCCGGAAAGTGCAGTCGAATCCTCAGGATGGAGCACGGTTTCTTGACGGATCCGGTGGGCAGCCGGTACAATGTGGAGGCTTCGACCACGCAGGTACCCGGCTAA